From one Lolium rigidum isolate FL_2022 chromosome 4, APGP_CSIRO_Lrig_0.1, whole genome shotgun sequence genomic stretch:
- the LOC124647563 gene encoding probable pectinesterase 29, translated as MTKLGVSTPLATLVLAIGAVALALTATAPRGCDAAGGVVRSIFVNNKQPADFKSVQAAIDSIPLGNNQWIRIHVAAGVYYEKVLVPLNKSFILLEGEGKDQTFIEWADHAGGDTVTASSPTFTCYPTDFMARDISFKNTYDGVSNMAPAVAALVAGDRSSFYRCGFISVQDTLSDLFGRHYYENCYIEGSTDFIFGNGQTIFQGCEVSTGRSSVTPGFITAHGRNSAQDGTGFVFNGGKVSGVTPAYLGRAWRAYARVIFYQTDMSDVVVSQGWDAWNYKGQEGSLTMVESGCTGKGSNTTGRVPWEKTLSSQEIANFVNVSYVSADGWLAAQPR; from the exons ATGACGAAGCTTGGGGTAAGTACCCCACTGGCTACACTGGTCTTAGCCATTGGAGCTGTGGCGCTAGCTCTCACGGCTACCGCGCCTCGAGGCTGCGACGCTGCAGGTGGCGTGGTGAGGAGCATCTTCGTGAACAATAAGCAGCCTGCCGATTTCAAGTCCGTCCAAGCCGCCATCGACTCCATCCCTTTGGGCAACAACCAGTGGATCCGAATCCATGTCGCCGCCGGCGTTTACTA CGAGAAGGTGTTGGTGCCCTTAAACAAGAGCTTCATCCTGCTGGAGGGCGAGGGGAAGGACCAGACGTTCATCGAATGGGCCGACCACGCCGGcggggacaccgtcaccgccagcTCCCCGACCTTCACCTGCTATCCCACCGACTTCATGGCCCGCGACATCAGCTTCAAG AACACGTACGACGGGGTGAGCAACATGGCGCCTGCGGTGGCGGCGTTGGTGGCCGGAGACCGGTCTTCGTTCTACCGCTGCGGCTTCATCAGCGTCCAGGACACGCTGAGCGACCTGTTCGggaggcactactacgagaactgcTACATCGAAGGCTCCACGGACTTCATCTTCGGCAACGGCCAAACCATCTTCCAG GGGTGCGAGGTGTCGACGGGGAGGTCGTCGGTGACGCCGGGCTTCATCACGGCCCACGGGCGGAACAGTGCACAAGACGGCACCGGGTTCGTGTTTAACGGGGGCAAGGTGAGCGGCGTCACGCCGGCGTACCTCGGCCGCGCTTGGCGTGCGTACGCCAGGGTCATCTTCTaccagacggacatgtcggacgtGGTGGTCAGCCAGGGCTGGGACGCCTGGAACTACAAGGGCCAAGA GGGCTCGCTGACGATGGTGGAATCTGGATGCACGGGGAAGGGGTCCAACACGACCGGGCGGGTGCCATGGGAAAAGACGCTCAGCTCCCAGGAAATCGCCAACTTCGTCAATGTGTCATACGTCTCCGCCGATGGCTGGCTCGCCGCGCAGCCAAGATAG
- the LOC124649520 gene encoding microtubule-associated protein RP/EB family member 1C-like: MDAAHPGAVPMHKVNFDAKNEYDMIQNYKVLQDVFTKLKITKHIEVNKLIKGRPLDNLEFMQWLKRYCDSVNGGSMSSYNAIERRDSSKGGKETNRRTSVTSHAPPKSASATHKAQASSHGAKRANGHASNAPQRSAKPAPANTAGPAYDAQMTELKLLVDSAEKERDFYFSKLRDVEILCQSPEVEHLAIVKAIQKILYASEDDPSTLAEAQAEMVAQHNQQLQQQPMLSPILEASEAPSITPKDSSEESLMRQEAAAAHKRKSISDMEEFEMGSSSRLRLSDVSDVQLCGSPLMSFT; encoded by the exons ATGGACGCGGCGCACCCCGGGGCGGTGCCCATGCACAAGGTCAACTTCGACGCCAAGAACGAGTACGACATGATCCAGAACTACAAGGTCCTACAGGACGTCTTCACCAAGCTCAAGATCACCAAG CACATTGAAGTGAATAAGCTCATCAAAGGAAGGCCCCTAGACAACCTGGAGTTCATGCAATGGCTGAAAAGATACTGTGATTCTGTCAATGGAGGTTCAATGAGCAG CTACAATGCCATTGAGAGAAGAGACAGCAGCAAGGGTGGCAAAGAGACCAACAGAAGGACGTCAGTGACATCTCACGCGCCTCCCAAGTCTGCATCTGCCACCCATAAAGCTCAGGCCTCATCACATGGGGCTAAGAGGGCAAAtggacatgcttcaaatgctccaCAGCGAAGCGCAAAGCCAGCTCCAGCTAACACTGCAGGACCAGCTTATGATGCACAG ATGACCGAGCTGAAGCTCCTTGTTGATAGTGCTGAGAAAGAGAGAGATTTCTATTTCTCCAAGCTGCGGGATGTTGAGATCTTGTGCCAGAGCCCTGAGGTCGAGCACTTAGCA ATTGTGAAGGCTATTCAGAAGATACTGTATGCATCTGAGGACGACCCCTCGACTTTGGCGGAAGCACAGGCGGAGATGGTGGCGCAGCATAACcagcagctgcagcagcagcCAATGCTGAGCCCCATCCTGGAGGCATCAGAGGCCCCGAGCATCACCCCCAAGGACTCGTCTGAGGAGAGCTTGATGAGACAGGAAGCAGCTGCGGCGCACAAGAGGAAGAGTATCTCTGACATGGAGGAGTTCGAGATGGGATCTAGCTCCAGGCTGAGGCTCTCCGACGTCTCCGACGTGCAGCTGTGCGGTTCACCCTTGATGAGCTTCACCTGA